In one Nitrospirota bacterium genomic region, the following are encoded:
- a CDS encoding radical SAM protein, producing the protein MFPHLNKYFRMIYFIQSNYFSKGPISVDIELSNRCNLKCKMCWFHGENGIGDRYENSEMTTEEILELINQLAVYRPHIYFGGGEPFIREDFITIMAHVKSFALPISFTTNGTLLNQEKIEKVAELGVDHINFSIDGPEELHDKLRGRGNFGKVMSNMQHLLDCKKRKNIKKPLITVNITVNPLVVGHLKETINLIRKTTGDEVDYFRIHHLWFTTPTELKVHKAAIHKTLDRSAPGAKAHCIPLSQHIDSIALSNEISQLIDVEKLIFFPNLQGKEIHEYYSESYRLRKRCIAPFRAALVKPNGDLIFCPDEWIDDYVLGNIRDDRFEDIWNNKRARHFRSVVFWNKSFSGCKRCSWMHSF; encoded by the coding sequence ATGTTTCCTCACCTGAATAAATATTTCAGAATGATATATTTTATCCAATCCAATTATTTTTCAAAAGGGCCGATTTCTGTCGATATTGAGTTGAGTAACCGATGTAATTTAAAATGCAAGATGTGTTGGTTCCACGGGGAAAATGGGATTGGAGATCGATATGAAAATTCAGAAATGACGACAGAGGAGATTCTGGAATTAATAAATCAATTGGCGGTATACAGGCCTCATATATATTTTGGTGGAGGGGAACCCTTTATCCGGGAAGATTTTATTACAATAATGGCCCATGTGAAAAGCTTTGCTTTGCCGATCTCATTCACGACAAATGGAACTCTTTTGAACCAAGAGAAGATTGAAAAAGTCGCTGAGTTGGGAGTTGACCACATTAATTTTTCGATCGATGGGCCCGAAGAACTGCATGATAAACTGCGTGGACGGGGTAATTTCGGAAAAGTAATGTCAAATATGCAACATCTTTTGGACTGTAAAAAAAGGAAAAATATTAAAAAGCCTTTAATAACTGTAAATATAACAGTAAACCCTTTGGTTGTCGGTCATTTGAAAGAGACCATTAATTTAATAAGAAAAACAACCGGTGATGAGGTTGATTATTTTAGAATCCATCACCTGTGGTTTACTACTCCGACAGAATTAAAGGTTCACAAGGCGGCAATTCATAAAACGCTTGATAGGTCAGCTCCTGGTGCAAAGGCCCATTGCATCCCCCTTTCTCAACATATTGATTCCATCGCATTATCCAATGAAATATCCCAATTAATAGACGTGGAAAAATTAATATTTTTCCCAAATCTTCAGGGAAAAGAAATCCACGAATACTATTCCGAAAGCTATCGGCTAAGGAAAAGGTGTATAGCGCCTTTCCGTGCAGCGCTTGTGAAACCAAATGGCGATCTAATATTCTGTCCCGACGAATGGATCGATGACTATGTACTTGGAAATATCCGTGATGATCGTTTTGAGGATATTTGGAACAATAAGAGAGCCAGGCACTTTCGATCAGTAGTTTTTTGGAAC
- a CDS encoding glycosyltransferase — MKISVLVCTYNRAERLRRMLKSLREAMVPDDSSWEVILVDNNSDDDTRFVFEEFQKHYESRIRYVFEEKRGISHARNRGIKEARGEIIAFTDDDVIVDKYWIQNIEKAFKENDNVACVGGKILPIWEVSQPKWLKPNLYNYLGLLDYGNSVTYLDSPNIWGANFAVKSEMFKKYGRFDSNLGRIPRKLYSGEETEFLQRLQNAKEIILYHPLSIIYHCVSADKISKRYFRKWRFDEGELQGILMKDMKYFNLFNIQSLTNKKMLRDIIASVLRIVCFSRNKFEHELRICFILGFLSGRMKGMGIKS, encoded by the coding sequence ATGAAAATTAGTGTGCTTGTTTGTACATACAATCGAGCCGAACGCTTGAGAAGAATGCTAAAAAGTCTTCGAGAGGCTATGGTCCCTGATGATTCATCATGGGAAGTTATTTTGGTAGATAACAATTCGGATGATGATACTCGATTTGTTTTTGAAGAATTTCAGAAGCATTATGAATCAAGAATAAGATATGTATTCGAGGAAAAAAGGGGGATCTCCCATGCTCGTAACCGTGGGATAAAGGAAGCGAGGGGCGAAATTATCGCGTTTACAGATGATGACGTGATAGTAGACAAATATTGGATCCAAAATATCGAAAAAGCATTTAAAGAAAATGATAATGTAGCATGTGTAGGTGGGAAGATACTGCCGATTTGGGAAGTTTCCCAGCCGAAATGGCTGAAACCGAATCTCTATAATTATTTAGGACTGTTGGATTATGGTAATTCAGTCACGTACCTGGATTCGCCAAATATATGGGGAGCCAATTTTGCCGTAAAATCCGAAATGTTCAAAAAATACGGGCGATTTGATTCAAATCTTGGAAGAATTCCAAGAAAATTGTATAGTGGTGAAGAAACAGAATTTTTGCAGAGATTGCAAAATGCCAAGGAAATAATATTATATCATCCTTTATCAATCATTTATCACTGTGTTTCCGCCGATAAAATATCAAAAAGATACTTTCGCAAGTGGCGCTTTGATGAGGGGGAGTTGCAAGGGATTCTTATGAAAGACATGAAATATTTCAATTTATTTAATATTCAATCTCTTACAAATAAAAAAATGTTGAGGGATATCATTGCGAGTGTATTGAGAATTGTATGTTTCTCGAGAAACAAGTTCGAACATGAATTAAGGATCTGCTTTATTTTGGGATTCCTATCAGGGAGAATGAAAGGAATGGGCATAAAATCATGA